A genomic stretch from Candidatus Eremiobacteraceae bacterium includes:
- the truA gene encoding tRNA pseudouridine(38-40) synthase TruA produces the protein MRTIALIVEYDGTLFHGFQRQTSQRTVAGELERALTTLCGHPVQIVGAGRTDAGVHATGQVVSFETSYEGPVERMPLALTGMLRGEGIAVLRAVERAPGFSARYDARARTYEYLILNRLSPSPLRERRALFVRAALDLGVMNAACTPLLGEHDFSSFCAELPERGRPVRVVERLVLERRDDLIELTIVADSFLHQMVRIIVGTLIDIGRGRREHAAMAAILAARDRVAAGPTAPPHGLYLTHVRYGDPL, from the coding sequence GTGCGCACGATCGCGCTGATCGTCGAGTACGACGGTACGCTGTTCCACGGATTTCAACGCCAGACTTCGCAGCGCACAGTCGCGGGCGAGCTCGAGCGCGCGCTCACGACATTGTGCGGCCATCCCGTGCAGATCGTCGGAGCAGGTAGGACCGATGCCGGCGTGCACGCCACCGGTCAGGTCGTCAGCTTCGAGACGTCGTACGAGGGGCCGGTCGAGCGCATGCCACTGGCTCTGACGGGCATGCTGCGCGGTGAGGGGATCGCCGTGCTTCGTGCGGTTGAGCGGGCGCCTGGTTTTTCGGCTCGCTACGATGCGCGCGCTCGCACGTACGAGTATCTGATCCTGAATCGCCTCTCGCCGTCACCGTTGCGCGAACGCCGCGCGCTCTTCGTGCGCGCCGCGCTCGATCTCGGGGTCATGAACGCCGCGTGTACCCCGCTGCTCGGCGAGCATGATTTCAGCTCGTTCTGCGCGGAGCTGCCGGAGCGCGGGCGCCCGGTCCGCGTCGTCGAGCGGCTCGTGCTCGAGCGGCGCGACGATCTCATCGAGCTGACCATCGTGGCCGATTCGTTCCTGCATCAGATGGTGCGCATCATCGTGGGCACGCTCATCGACATCGGCCGCGGCAGACGCGAACACGCTGCGATGGCGGCGATACTCGCGGCGCGCGATCGCGTTGCGGCAGGCCCGACCGCCCCGCCGCACGGGCTCTACCTCACGCACGTCCGCTACGGCGACCCTCTATAG